In Haematobia irritans isolate KBUSLIRL chromosome 1, ASM5000362v1, whole genome shotgun sequence, a genomic segment contains:
- the Ns1 gene encoding nucleostemin 1, translating to MALKRLRTKKSKRITGKLKHKIEKKVRDHNRKVRRAEKKNPKKGSKKQKLIQIPNICPFKDDILKEVEEAKKRQEEERLKRREAYRLEKDQNRFKTLSDLVDDADMRGTVHSIMHENDVVSDEKQYKGSDTKEQSLKQYFKEFKKVLENADVVLEVVDARDPLGTRCVEVERAVKSAPGNKRLVLILNKADLVPKENLNAWLKYFRRLGPVTAFKASTQDQNTKLGRRKFHQMNSEKAMQGSMCVGAELLMSMLGNYCRNKGIKTSIRVGVVGIPNVGKSSIINSLTRGKSCSVGCTPGVTRAMQEVELDSKIKLIDCPGIVFTNSGKNDNMPAVLKNAQRVGDVKDPFTIAESVLKRASKEYFCKLYDITEYDSFEEFFAKKAARMGKFLKKGVPDVVAAARSVLNDWNTGKIKYCTQPPEIVENSDIHVSASIVHAEAREFDVDNFEAMETEILNNFDVKKDEVMEITSTGPVEYKPMDDEDKDGEQNTVIDETELHSKRKKRKLDESDRKEKSDPTLELEGNQTLNKNLNELQKKKKKQNIRNEKKVSKIADVLDSFSISNTSADDKYDFDEDYVIE from the exons ATGGCTTTAAAACGATTAAGaa cTAAAAAGTCCAAGCGTATCACCGGCAAGCTTAAGCATAAAATTGAGAAGAAAGTCCGTGATCACAATAGAAAAGTACGCCGTGCTGAAAAGAAAAATCCGAAAAAGGGTAGCAAGAAACAAAAGCTAATTCAAATACCAAACATTTGTCCCTTCAAAGATGATATTCTTAAGGAAGTGGAAGAGGCCAAGAAGCGTCAGGAAGAAGAACGTTTGAAACGACGTGAGGCCTACAGATTGGAAAAAGATCAAAATAGATTTAAAACTCTTTCAGATTTGGTTGATGATGCAGATATGCGTGGTACTGTGCATTCCATAATGCACGAGAACGATGTTGTCAGCGATGAG aaaCAATATAAAGGTTCTGACACAAAAGAGCAATCTCTCAAACAGTACTTCAAAGAGTTTAAAAAAGTCTTGGAAAATGCCGATGTTGTATTGGAAGTAGTCGATGCCCGCGATCCTTTGGGAACACGTTGTGTTGAAGTCGAACGTGCTGTAAAATCAGCACCTGGCAATAAACGTCTGGTGCTAATACTAAACAAAGCTGATTTGGTACCCAAAGAGAATTTAAATGCTTGGCTAAAATATTTCCGGCGTTTGGGTCCAGTCACAGCATTTAAGGCTTCGACACAAGATCAAAATACAAAACTTGGTAGACgtaaatttcatcaaatgaATTCGGAAAAAGCCATGCAAGGTTCAATGTGTGTTGGTGCTGAACTTTTAATGTCTATGTTGGGTAATTATTGCCGGAATAAAGGTATCAAGACTTCGATACGCGTCGGTGTTGTTGGTATCCCAAATGTTGGTAAAAGTTCAATAATTAATTCATTGACACGTGGTAAATCATGTTCAGTTGGATGCACACCTGGTGTAACGAG AGCTATGCAAGAAGTAGAGTTGGATTCAAAAATCAAACTGATTGATTGTCCTGGTATTGTATTTACAAACTCTGGAAAGAACGACAATATGCCAGCTGTATTAAAAAATGCACAGCGTGTTGGTGACGTAAAGGATCCTTTTACCATTGCTGAAAGTGTTTTGAAACGGGCTAGCAAGGAATATTTCTGCAAATTGTACGATATTACGGAATACGATAGTTTTGAAGAATTCTTTGCAAAAAAGGCAGCACGAATGG gaaagtttttaaaaaagggTGTACCagatgttgttgctgctgcacgTAGTGTTCTAAATGATTGGAATAcaggaaaaattaaatattgtacaCAACCTCCAGAAATAGTAGAAAATTCAGATATCCATGTCAGCGCATCTATTGTACATGCTGAGGCACGAGAATTTGATGTGGATAATTTTGAGGCCATGGAGACAGAGATTCTCAAtaattttgatgttaaaaaagatGAAGTCATGGAAATTACATCAACAGGTCCGGTGGAATATAAACCCATGGATGATGAGGATAAGGATGGGGAACAGAATACGGTAATCGATGAAACAGAATTGCATAGCAAAAGAAAGAAGAGGAAATTAGATGAAAGTgatagaaaagaaaaatcagATCCCACATTGGAATTAGAAG GCAATCAAACattaaacaaaaatctaaatgaactacaaaagaagaagaaaaaacaaaatattcgaaATGAAAAGAAAGTTTCCAAAATTGCCGATGTTTTGGATAGTTTCAGCATAAGTAATACAAGTGCCGATgataaatatgattttgatGAAGACTATGTTATTGAATAA